In the Sarcophilus harrisii chromosome 3, mSarHar1.11, whole genome shotgun sequence genome, one interval contains:
- the FAM237A gene encoding protein FAM237A, with the protein MADFGNPRKIHCTMRLTCTLLIMGLCCVSPFFCQSQIDLLALNQADPQCWESSSMHLLKMRKPPISNTVEGFWDFMIHLKSSGNSQHWALFWDLAQLFWDIYIDCVLSRNHGLGKRQLAGDKEKLSTTNLQHTGSTYSQLLRAPLLKKKELIEDLMSIHKHKSGSRLI; encoded by the exons ATGGCAGATTTTGGGAACCCAAGAAAGATTCATTGCACCATGAGACTCACCTGTACCCTACTCATTATGGGACTGTGCTGTGTATCACCTTTCTTCTGTCAAAGCCAAATAGATCTCCTGGCTCTGAACCAAGCAGATCCTCAATGCTGGGAATCCTCTTCAATGCACCTTTTGAAGATGAGGAAGCCACCCATTTCTAACACTGTAGAAGGATTTTGGGACTTTATGATCCACCTGAAATCATCTGGGAACTCGCAGCATTGGGCCCTCTTTTGGGACCTGGCTCAACTCTTCTGGGATATCTATATAGACTGTGTGCTCTCCAGGAACCATGGCCTAGGAAAGAGACAGCTGGCTGGAGATAAAGAGAAACTATCCACAACCAATTTACAGCACACAGGAA GTACATATTCTCAGTTGCTAAGAGCCCCACTCCTGAAGAAGAAAGAGTTGATTGAAGATCTGATGAGCATCCATAAGCATAAGAGTGGGTCTAGATTAATTTGA